The proteins below are encoded in one region of Sphaerodactylus townsendi isolate TG3544 linkage group LG06, MPM_Stown_v2.3, whole genome shotgun sequence:
- the ID3 gene encoding DNA-binding protein inhibitor ID-3, with protein MKAISPVRSVRSCYEAVCCLSDQSLAIARGSSDKSPALEEPMSLLYDMNDCYSKLRELVPGIPQGTKVSQVEILQHVIDYIFDLQIVLEEQAKKGQDPSAEASLLSLKAAELASELCSKDEQNLCH; from the exons ATGAAAGCCATCAGCCCGGTGCGGTCTGTCCGGAGCTGCTACGAAGCCGTCTGCTGCCTCTCCGACCAAAGCCTGGCCATCGCCCGGGGGAGTAGCGACAAGAGCCCGGCTCTGGAAGAGCCCATGAGCCTCTTGTACGACATGAACGACTGCTACTCCAAACTGCGCGAGCTGGTGCCGGGCATCCCGCAGGGCACCAAAGTCAGCCAGGTGGAGATCCTCCAGCACGTCATCGACTACATCTTCGACCTCCAGATCGTCTTGGAAGAACAGGCCAAGAAAGGGCAGGATCCGTCTGCCGAGGCTTCACTACTCTCCTTAAAA GCAGCTGAGCTGGCCTCAGAACTCTGCTCGAAAGATGAGCAAAATCTGTGCCACTAA